One segment of Capnocytophaga sp. oral taxon 878 DNA contains the following:
- a CDS encoding helicase-related protein, with the protein MAYLKRLSFNRNARALALAFDLEKQKRTLLSQEERELLQHYSGFGGLKFILNPHQSEADLKYWAKADQVFWQDVRSLYALIREHSTDERQFQNYVQSLRNSVLTAFYTPMRLTSAIASAIKETGVPLQTMLEPSAGGGNFIRAFKEEHPSLVVTAFEKDLLTGKVLSHLYPEEQVHIDGFEQISPLKRNQFDLVTSNIPFSDTAIFDLSYSRSNDPAKVQASRRVHNYFFLKGLDMVKEGGLLAYITSQGVADSPQNEIIRQAMLSNARLVSAVRLPNNLFTDYAGTEAGSDLIILQKDSQRGALNPIEEQFCNTARLPQGILQNEYLSQRENVICTDALAGTNLYGQPAMVYTHSEGVEGIAKEVKERILSDFKAHYLSPETAQQSQATQIKLQEVHSQKIEVKEIEVKKVERQEFIEIESKINEPSFAISNTNLISKESKELKNQKVEPKVVQLSLFDFLSEQEATATLASPPNISAKTVPTIPTGAKKKTKKKTTTSQLGNAQKLDLFSFTYPVNQGNETEVLSKASPALYYTPPAVSLLKEPVPFEGEYLPHFREDTLVVQADTVGFLQDLNKNKTAATFVPLALSSLERQKAIAYIALRDAYANLYHKEATTYTPYPTERENLNALYDTFVKNYGRLNSADNIKLIKTDASGAEIPYLERIKNGVYQKADIFHKPVVFSLRKNENISTEEALLTSLSELGRVDIPYIAELSNTNEEEVKAQLQGKLFYNPIEDEYQIAQKWQAGDVFTKIKAVEAYQNTHPEHPKQSEIEHALEGLRQVIPTPIPFEELDFNLGERWISPQIYSDFASSLFDTKVGVQYSAQTDEFSVECRQKNLHIWEKYAVKSESRTYDGIALFKNALVNTTPDITKKIKIDDKEVKVRDMEAIQLANSKIDEIRNAFPLWLLEQSQEFKDRLAEQYNQSFNCFVRPQYDGSFQSFPGLDRESLGIEDLYDSQKDAIWMIKLNNGAICDHEVGAGKTLIMCCAAQEMKRLGLAHKPMIIGLKANVHEIAETYRRAYPFAKILYPGKEDFTPQKRLRIFGDIKNNDWDCVILTHDQFKMIPQSPEVQQSILQEELQDVEESLWQLEKQGSEVSRAMIKGMYKRKENLEVKLKTLEHDINERTDDTVDFKMMGIDHLLVDESHKFKNLMFNTRHDRVAGLGNSQGSQKALNLLFALRTIQERTGKDMGATFLSGTTISNSLTELYLLFKYLRPQALEKQQIHCFDAWAAIYARKTTDYEFSVANNIVQKERFRYFIKVPELAQFYAEITDYRTAKDVGIDRPEKNEILHNIPPTPDQEVFIQKLMEFAKTGNATLLGRAPLSESEEKAKMLIATDYARKMSLDMRMISNKYEDHPDNKASHCAMKINEYYQKYKAQKGTQFVFSDLGTYKPNEWNPYTEIKRKLVEDYGIPPNEIRFIQEAKNDKMRKQLISDTNEGKIRVLFGSTDMLGTGVNAQKKAVAVHHLDTPWRPSDLQQRDGRAIRKGNEVAKYFADNKVDVIIYAVEKSLDSYKFNLLFNKQLFIDQLKNNKLGKRTIDEGAMDEKSGMNYSEYVAILSGNTDLLEKAKLEKKIGALESEKQTFLRSKYTSKNRLDNLCSDLKALQDRLHRFQTDWQNFSDKAVRREDGSVVNALRLDGLDEKSSVKQLAQKLQDYAQNARTKGEYQEIGSIYGFQILVKTEVSKKDELDLKENRFFVQGEGGIKYTYNNGRLASDPNLAVMNFVNAIEKIPAMMEKEEKEIALIQKDIPLLKEIIEKVWGKETQLSELKTELSALDRKIQLSLSSDTPQEAQEEQEEQEAEEPTKELSQESQKSETQEVPTPTKEFVRETLNRNSRGFKM; encoded by the coding sequence ATGGCATATCTTAAACGACTGAGCTTTAATCGTAATGCTCGTGCATTGGCGTTGGCTTTCGATTTAGAGAAGCAAAAGCGCACACTTCTAAGCCAAGAAGAGCGAGAACTCTTGCAACACTATTCAGGCTTCGGGGGATTGAAGTTTATCCTCAATCCCCACCAGTCTGAAGCTGATTTAAAGTACTGGGCAAAAGCTGACCAAGTCTTTTGGCAAGATGTAAGGAGTCTGTATGCCCTTATTAGAGAACATTCCACTGATGAAAGGCAATTCCAAAACTATGTACAAAGTCTTAGAAATTCTGTGCTAACGGCTTTTTATACCCCAATGCGTCTTACCTCGGCTATCGCTTCAGCAATAAAGGAAACAGGCGTACCTCTGCAAACAATGTTAGAACCCTCGGCAGGAGGAGGCAATTTTATCCGTGCTTTTAAAGAAGAGCATCCTTCTCTTGTGGTTACTGCTTTTGAAAAGGACTTGCTCACAGGCAAAGTGCTCTCTCATCTTTACCCAGAGGAGCAAGTACATATCGATGGCTTCGAACAAATCAGCCCACTGAAAAGAAACCAGTTTGATTTGGTAACCAGTAACATCCCTTTTTCCGATACCGCTATCTTTGATTTGAGTTACTCTCGCAGCAATGACCCTGCTAAGGTACAAGCCTCCCGTAGGGTGCATAACTACTTTTTCTTAAAGGGCTTGGATATGGTAAAGGAAGGAGGACTCCTTGCCTATATCACCTCCCAAGGGGTAGCCGATAGTCCTCAAAATGAGATTATCCGCCAAGCGATGCTCTCCAATGCGCGCCTTGTCTCTGCCGTGCGCCTGCCTAACAACCTCTTTACCGATTATGCAGGTACCGAAGCAGGAAGTGATCTTATTATCCTTCAAAAAGACAGTCAAAGAGGCGCTTTAAACCCTATAGAAGAGCAGTTTTGCAATACAGCAAGGCTACCACAGGGGATACTACAAAACGAGTATCTTTCACAAAGAGAAAACGTTATTTGTACGGATGCTCTTGCAGGTACCAACCTATACGGACAGCCTGCGATGGTCTATACCCATAGTGAAGGAGTAGAAGGTATTGCCAAGGAGGTAAAAGAAAGAATCCTAAGCGATTTTAAAGCACATTATCTATCACCTGAAACAGCACAACAAAGCCAAGCAACACAAATTAAGCTACAAGAGGTTCATTCACAAAAAATTGAGGTAAAGGAAATTGAGGTAAAAAAGGTTGAACGGCAAGAATTTATTGAAATTGAAAGTAAAATCAACGAGCCTTCCTTTGCTATTTCCAATACTAATCTCATCTCTAAAGAGTCAAAAGAACTTAAGAATCAAAAAGTTGAACCCAAAGTCGTTCAGCTAAGTCTCTTTGATTTTCTCTCTGAGCAGGAAGCCACCGCTACTTTAGCAAGTCCTCCCAACATTTCAGCAAAAACAGTCCCTACTATACCCACAGGAGCTAAAAAGAAAACAAAGAAGAAAACAACTACCTCTCAATTAGGGAATGCTCAAAAGTTGGACTTGTTTTCTTTTACTTATCCTGTCAATCAAGGGAATGAAACAGAGGTGCTTTCAAAAGCTTCTCCTGCATTGTATTACACACCTCCTGCGGTATCATTACTAAAAGAACCTGTACCTTTTGAGGGAGAATATTTGCCTCATTTCAGAGAAGATACTTTGGTAGTACAAGCCGATACGGTGGGCTTTTTGCAAGATCTCAATAAGAACAAAACAGCTGCTACCTTTGTGCCTCTTGCGCTTTCTTCTTTGGAAAGGCAAAAAGCCATTGCTTATATCGCTCTGCGTGATGCCTATGCCAATTTGTACCATAAAGAGGCTACCACCTATACCCCTTATCCTACGGAAAGAGAAAATCTTAATGCCCTTTACGATACTTTTGTCAAGAACTATGGTCGGCTAAATAGTGCTGATAATATCAAGCTAATAAAAACCGATGCCTCAGGCGCTGAAATCCCTTACTTAGAGCGTATCAAAAACGGTGTTTATCAAAAAGCAGATATCTTTCACAAGCCTGTGGTATTCTCTCTGAGGAAGAATGAAAATATTTCTACTGAAGAGGCGCTACTCACTTCCTTAAGTGAATTGGGGCGGGTGGATATTCCCTACATAGCTGAGCTTTCTAACACCAATGAGGAAGAAGTCAAAGCACAGTTACAGGGCAAACTCTTTTACAATCCTATAGAGGACGAATACCAAATTGCCCAAAAGTGGCAAGCGGGGGATGTCTTTACTAAAATCAAAGCGGTAGAAGCATATCAAAATACTCACCCTGAACATCCTAAGCAATCAGAAATTGAGCACGCTTTAGAGGGACTCAGGCAGGTAATTCCTACCCCTATTCCTTTTGAAGAGTTGGATTTTAACTTGGGCGAGCGTTGGATCTCCCCACAAATCTATAGTGATTTTGCCTCTTCGCTTTTTGACACCAAGGTAGGCGTGCAATACAGTGCTCAAACCGATGAGTTTTCAGTGGAATGCCGACAAAAGAACTTACATATCTGGGAGAAATACGCTGTAAAAAGTGAGAGCAGAACCTACGATGGTATTGCCCTCTTCAAAAACGCCTTGGTAAATACCACCCCTGATATTACCAAGAAAATCAAGATAGACGACAAGGAAGTCAAGGTGCGCGATATGGAGGCAATCCAACTGGCAAACAGCAAGATTGATGAAATACGCAATGCTTTCCCTCTGTGGCTTTTAGAGCAGAGTCAGGAGTTTAAAGACCGCTTGGCTGAGCAGTACAATCAGTCTTTTAACTGTTTTGTACGTCCGCAATATGATGGTTCTTTTCAGTCCTTCCCTGGACTTGATAGAGAGAGTTTAGGCATAGAGGATTTGTATGATAGTCAGAAAGATGCTATTTGGATGATAAAGCTCAACAATGGGGCGATTTGCGACCACGAGGTAGGAGCTGGTAAAACCCTTATTATGTGCTGTGCTGCTCAAGAGATGAAGCGTTTAGGATTAGCGCATAAACCGATGATTATAGGGCTTAAAGCCAATGTACACGAAATAGCCGAGACCTATCGCCGTGCCTATCCTTTTGCTAAAATCCTTTACCCTGGCAAGGAGGATTTTACCCCTCAAAAGCGTTTGCGTATCTTTGGAGACATCAAAAACAATGATTGGGATTGCGTAATTCTCACCCACGACCAGTTTAAGATGATACCGCAATCCCCCGAGGTGCAACAGAGCATTTTGCAAGAAGAACTCCAAGATGTTGAAGAGAGTCTTTGGCAGTTGGAAAAACAAGGCAGTGAAGTCTCTCGTGCGATGATTAAAGGAATGTACAAGCGTAAAGAAAACCTAGAAGTAAAGCTCAAAACCTTAGAACACGACATCAATGAGCGCACCGATGATACAGTAGATTTTAAGATGATGGGCATTGATCACCTCTTGGTAGATGAAAGCCATAAGTTCAAGAACTTAATGTTCAATACAAGGCACGATAGAGTGGCAGGCTTGGGCAATTCCCAAGGCAGTCAAAAAGCCCTCAACCTGCTTTTTGCCTTGCGAACTATTCAAGAGCGTACTGGTAAGGATATGGGGGCTACTTTTCTATCGGGGACTACTATTTCCAATTCACTTACTGAGCTTTATTTGCTCTTTAAGTACCTGCGTCCTCAAGCCTTAGAAAAGCAACAAATTCACTGTTTCGATGCGTGGGCAGCAATCTATGCCCGCAAGACGACCGATTACGAATTTTCAGTGGCTAACAACATTGTGCAGAAAGAACGCTTCCGCTACTTTATCAAAGTACCCGAATTAGCGCAGTTTTACGCCGAAATAACCGATTATAGAACCGCAAAGGATGTTGGGATAGACAGACCCGAAAAGAACGAAATTTTACACAATATACCTCCTACCCCCGATCAAGAGGTGTTTATTCAGAAACTAATGGAGTTTGCCAAAACCGGTAATGCAACCCTCTTGGGGCGTGCGCCACTATCCGAGTCCGAGGAAAAAGCCAAAATGCTTATCGCAACTGATTATGCCCGTAAAATGTCCTTAGATATGCGAATGATCTCCAATAAGTATGAAGACCATCCCGATAACAAAGCCTCTCATTGTGCGATGAAAATTAATGAATATTATCAAAAGTACAAAGCACAGAAAGGGACTCAGTTTGTCTTTTCTGATTTGGGTACTTACAAGCCCAACGAATGGAATCCCTACACTGAAATCAAGCGCAAATTAGTAGAAGACTATGGTATTCCTCCTAATGAAATTCGTTTTATCCAAGAGGCTAAAAACGATAAAATGCGCAAACAACTCATCAGCGACACCAACGAGGGCAAGATACGGGTACTCTTTGGTTCTACCGATATGCTTGGCACAGGGGTCAATGCACAGAAAAAAGCCGTTGCTGTACATCACTTAGATACCCCTTGGCGACCCAGCGATTTGCAACAAAGGGACGGACGTGCCATTCGCAAAGGCAATGAAGTGGCCAAATATTTTGCTGATAATAAGGTGGATGTGATTATCTATGCTGTTGAAAAGTCTTTGGACTCTTACAAGTTTAATCTACTGTTTAACAAACAGCTCTTTATCGACCAGCTTAAGAACAATAAGTTGGGCAAACGAACCATTGATGAGGGTGCTATGGACGAAAAGTCGGGAATGAACTATTCTGAATATGTGGCTATCCTCTCAGGAAATACCGATTTACTCGAAAAAGCGAAGTTGGAAAAGAAGATTGGAGCTTTAGAGAGTGAAAAACAAACGTTCTTACGCTCTAAATATACCTCTAAAAACCGTTTAGATAACCTCTGTAGTGATTTGAAAGCCCTACAAGATCGCTTACATCGTTTTCAGACGGATTGGCAAAACTTTTCAGATAAAGCGGTGCGCCGAGAAGATGGCTCGGTAGTCAATGCATTGCGTTTGGATGGATTAGACGAAAAGAGCAGTGTAAAGCAGTTAGCGCAGAAGTTACAAGATTATGCCCAAAACGCCCGTACCAAAGGCGAATATCAAGAAATAGGAAGTATCTATGGTTTTCAGATATTAGTTAAGACTGAAGTCTCCAAAAAAGACGAACTTGACCTAAAAGAAAATCGTTTTTTTGTACAAGGGGAAGGAGGTATCAAGTACACCTATAACAACGGACGATTGGCAAGTGACCCTAACTTGGCTGTGATGAATTTTGTCAATGCCATTGAGAAAATCCCTGCAATGATGGAAAAGGAAGAAAAAGAGATTGCCCTTATCCAAAAGGACATTCCTCTTCTAAAGGAAATCATCGAGAAAGTATGGGGTAAAGAAACACAGCTCTCCGAACTTAAAACTGAGCTCTCAGCCCTCGATAGGAAAATACAACTTTCGCTCTCCTCCGATACTCCACAAGAGGCTCAAGAAGAACAAGAGGAACAAGAGGCAGAAGAACCAACTAAAGAGCTATCACAAGAGAGTCAAAAAAGTGAAACTCAAGAAGTTCCAACTCCCACAAAAGAGTTTGTAAGAGAGACTCTTAACAGAAACTCAAGAGGGTTTAAAATGTAG
- a CDS encoding PKD domain-containing protein → MKKSVLKYFPKLDTTVFLTFGGILLLGLIILIYQLNHRTDCTEAKYIIHTDDFITKNLIEFIDNTKGATSWKWDFGDGSAVDYNQNALHSYNKAGQYIVTLTINNTCSFQKIVTITDPDADSGYLPVIIAPNVAFEGDTIKFNARKEGGISFEWSFGEGAGTDALGEKVTYSFKTTGKKTVSLIVNGDIEHIATKTIYIAPKHIAAKKKSDASSYEFEKPHSDFELPRGKAQKDPLVDFIGHLPVTPAPKKEKDSIPSPKKAPDISVEQFQLLLGQVAAQSKTKDDFKEYLCGNFSTPVVVNDQKLVPFEQLCRDIAGKKIKISTMRLQKDTKNCIQNIHIYYKVKKWGVWIKE, encoded by the coding sequence ATGAAGAAAAGCGTGCTAAAATACTTCCCAAAACTCGATACTACAGTCTTTCTCACCTTTGGCGGGATACTTTTGCTCGGGCTCATAATCTTAATATACCAACTCAATCACCGCACAGACTGCACTGAAGCCAAATATATTATCCACACAGACGACTTCATCACTAAAAATCTCATTGAGTTCATCGATAACACCAAAGGAGCTACTTCTTGGAAGTGGGATTTTGGGGATGGCTCTGCCGTAGATTACAACCAAAACGCACTTCACTCTTACAACAAAGCAGGACAATACATCGTTACCCTTACCATCAACAACACTTGCAGTTTTCAAAAAATAGTAACTATCACAGACCCTGATGCCGATTCAGGCTATTTGCCTGTTATCATCGCCCCCAATGTAGCCTTTGAGGGGGATACCATCAAGTTTAACGCCCGCAAAGAAGGTGGCATTTCTTTTGAGTGGAGCTTTGGCGAGGGTGCTGGTACTGATGCCCTTGGTGAAAAAGTTACTTATAGCTTTAAAACCACTGGCAAAAAGACCGTTTCCTTGATTGTCAATGGCGATATAGAGCATATCGCCACTAAAACCATCTACATTGCCCCTAAACATATTGCTGCTAAAAAGAAAAGCGATGCATCCTCTTACGAATTTGAAAAACCTCATTCCGACTTTGAGTTGCCACGGGGTAAGGCTCAAAAAGACCCTTTAGTAGATTTTATTGGACACCTACCTGTAACCCCTGCACCCAAAAAGGAGAAAGACAGTATTCCTTCCCCTAAAAAAGCACCAGATATCTCAGTAGAACAGTTCCAACTCTTGCTGGGTCAAGTAGCCGCACAATCTAAGACAAAAGACGATTTTAAAGAGTATCTCTGTGGTAATTTCAGTACTCCTGTGGTGGTAAACGACCAGAAACTCGTGCCCTTTGAACAGCTTTGTAGGGATATTGCAGGCAAGAAAATCAAAATCTCCACAATGCGCCTACAAAAAGATACTAAAAACTGCATTCAGAATATCCATATCTACTATAAAGTCAAAAAATGGGGCGTATGGATAAAGGAATAA
- a CDS encoding DUF1896 family protein, with protein MKETQTKPQITDSTLGSLSYYELRLKELLQTSFPNLLADTVFIKDRSEYAAQAYQEAFEAGISIPECDKIASGVLFDGLFFSPFDMIFEVVSQEFDTQLADEDLRPFALKIFPELVPYFKKYENEIDEDFQHSAAYQSLYTELTGAIELWIEENGIS; from the coding sequence ATGAAAGAAACACAAACCAAACCCCAGATCACTGACAGTACCTTAGGGTCATTGTCTTATTACGAGTTAAGACTCAAAGAGCTGTTACAAACGAGCTTCCCTAATCTTTTAGCTGACACTGTCTTTATCAAGGACAGAAGTGAGTATGCTGCGCAGGCTTACCAAGAGGCTTTTGAGGCGGGTATCAGTATTCCTGAATGTGATAAAATAGCCTCAGGAGTACTCTTCGATGGGCTCTTCTTCTCTCCCTTTGATATGATTTTTGAGGTCGTTTCTCAGGAGTTCGATACTCAATTAGCCGATGAGGATTTGCGCCCCTTTGCCCTAAAAATCTTCCCTGAACTGGTTCCTTACTTTAAAAAGTACGAGAATGAAATCGATGAGGATTTTCAGCACTCCGCTGCCTATCAATCCCTCTATACAGAACTTACGGGTGCCATCGAACTATGGATAGAAGAAAATGGCATATCTTAA
- a CDS encoding transposase has protein sequence MIAMRSPKAGNHNDLYEIEEVLKEILALLEEAGIEHKGLFLNADAGFDSKSLREFLESKEIIANIKPNPRNGKQPDVYFDEELYKNRFKIEQANGWLDGYKGLIMRYEYLDVTWIGMLLLGFISKFLKKV, from the coding sequence ATGATAGCAATGAGGAGTCCTAAAGCTGGAAATCACAATGACTTATATGAAATAGAAGAAGTACTAAAAGAAATCTTAGCTTTATTAGAAGAAGCAGGAATAGAACACAAAGGTCTATTTCTCAATGCTGATGCAGGATTTGATAGCAAATCTCTTAGAGAGTTTTTAGAAAGCAAAGAAATTATAGCAAATATTAAACCTAATCCCCGAAATGGAAAGCAACCAGATGTTTATTTTGATGAAGAATTGTACAAAAATAGGTTTAAGATTGAACAAGCAAATGGTTGGCTTGACGGATATAAAGGTTTGATAATGAGATATGAGTATCTTGATGTAACTTGGATTGGAATGCTCTTATTAGGGTTTATATCCAAGTTCCTCAAAAAAGTTTAA
- a CDS encoding DUF3828 domain-containing protein, giving the protein MVKIYYFISACLLLFSCNNNNTQVSSSDDIRDTISSIKRDTIVEKDTIAPIQVPKEETDEATKMILEFYDKYIRQQDKMPCLDKREFCEEELIRIKKKYLSNKLIKKIEPTEDRDMDFIVDAQDIFIEWLDSIKVKKINSKRYNVYLFNFYDNRYDSIQLKVAKKKDRYIIDDIIF; this is encoded by the coding sequence ATGGTAAAAATTTATTATTTTATTTCAGCGTGTTTATTGTTGTTTTCTTGCAATAATAACAATACCCAAGTATCATCTTCTGATGATATTAGAGATACTATTTCCTCTATCAAAAGAGATACCATAGTAGAAAAAGATACAATTGCACCAATTCAAGTGCCTAAAGAAGAAACTGATGAAGCTACAAAAATGATTTTAGAATTTTATGACAAGTATATCAGGCAGCAAGATAAAATGCCTTGTCTTGATAAAAGGGAGTTTTGTGAAGAAGAATTGATAAGAATTAAGAAAAAATATTTATCAAATAAATTAATAAAAAAAATAGAGCCCACTGAAGATAGAGATATGGATTTTATTGTAGATGCCCAAGATATTTTCATAGAATGGTTGGACTCTATTAAGGTAAAGAAGATAAATTCAAAAAGATATAATGTGTATCTTTTTAACTTTTATGATAACAGATATGATAGCATACAATTAAAAGTTGCTAAAAAGAAAGACAGGTACATCATTGATGATATTATATTTTAA
- a CDS encoding type IV toxin-antitoxin system AbiEi family antitoxin, with the protein MKGLTIRKWIQSLEEKGIYSFSMQELKEVFAHLKEKTILNTLGTLKKQGKLLPLWNGIYSIVRFVDIGNATDNKAIREEGKPYFYIETLMQHLKREYYVALLSAVEVHLSPKEALQANEITVITSLPPLRDSFRGQSKIRYLVKKDIKNLREIGVKRKTLPFSIEERTLRVASLELTAVDLLLYEKEIGGIQKAVEVIQRIKKHLSWQELPTEVILSTPVSIFQRLGYVLSFIKEEELAEGLKERVLSTGKKFRRTLLKTDVPEKGGEPFCPIWKIVVNISLQNDTL; encoded by the coding sequence ATGAAGGGACTAACTATACGAAAGTGGATACAATCATTGGAGGAAAAGGGTATTTACAGCTTTTCTATGCAGGAGCTAAAAGAGGTATTTGCTCACCTTAAAGAAAAAACTATTCTCAATACTTTAGGGACACTTAAAAAGCAAGGAAAGCTCCTGCCACTTTGGAATGGCATCTATAGCATCGTCCGTTTTGTGGACATTGGTAATGCTACTGATAACAAAGCTATCAGAGAAGAGGGAAAACCTTATTTCTACATTGAAACACTGATGCAACACCTAAAAAGGGAATACTATGTAGCCCTGCTCAGTGCAGTAGAAGTACATCTATCTCCCAAAGAGGCTTTACAGGCAAATGAAATTACAGTGATAACTTCCTTACCTCCACTGAGAGATTCCTTTAGGGGACAAAGTAAGATTCGTTATCTTGTCAAAAAGGATATCAAAAACTTAAGAGAAATAGGAGTAAAAAGAAAAACCTTACCTTTTTCTATAGAGGAAAGAACTTTACGGGTAGCCTCTTTGGAGCTCACTGCGGTTGATTTGCTCCTCTATGAAAAAGAGATAGGAGGCATTCAAAAAGCAGTAGAGGTAATTCAAAGGATTAAAAAACATCTGAGTTGGCAAGAACTTCCTACAGAGGTAATCCTCTCTACACCTGTCTCTATTTTCCAGCGCTTGGGCTATGTTCTTTCTTTTATCAAGGAGGAAGAACTGGCCGAGGGGCTCAAAGAGAGAGTTCTTAGCACAGGGAAAAAATTTAGAAGAACCCTTTTAAAAACAGATGTCCCTGAAAAGGGAGGAGAGCCTTTTTGCCCTATTTGGAAAATCGTGGTAAATATATCTTTGCAGAACGACACTTTGTAA
- a CDS encoding transposase, which yields MFEKKHQNSGTLDKDTINKWIIPFLSVGKRGFKSNFDLASIFLLILKRLKTGVQWRELPIESYFEKGEISWQNVYYYYFNKWSKDGSFQRVWLNLLSKKKRKLDMSCVQLDGTHTHCRQKGESIGYQARKKIRNHK from the coding sequence GTGTTTGAGAAAAAACACCAAAATTCAGGAACTTTGGACAAAGATACAATAAATAAATGGATTATTCCCTTTTTAAGTGTAGGAAAAAGAGGATTTAAAAGTAATTTTGATTTAGCTTCAATATTTTTATTGATTCTCAAGAGATTAAAAACAGGGGTACAATGGAGAGAACTTCCAATTGAAAGCTATTTTGAAAAAGGTGAAATCTCTTGGCAAAATGTCTATTACTACTACTTCAATAAATGGAGTAAAGATGGTAGTTTTCAGCGAGTATGGTTGAATCTATTAAGTAAGAAGAAAAGAAAGTTAGATATGTCTTGCGTTCAATTGGATGGTACTCATACACATTGTCGGCAAAAAGGAGAATCTATAGGCTATCAAGCAAGAAAAAAAATCCGTAACCACAAATAG